In the genome of Leucobacter luti, one region contains:
- a CDS encoding phosphoglycerate kinase — translation MRTIESLGSLSDRTIIVRCDLNVPLADGVITDDGRIRASLTTIRELRDAGAKVVLISHLGRPKGEPEAQFSLRPVATRMAELLGAPVQFVGETVGTEASAAVAALSPGDVVLLENLRFNAGETSKDDAERGAFAQQLAMLGDALVSDGFGVVHRRQASVTDLAELLPSAAGRLVAAELEVLRRLTDTPERPYTVVLGGSKVSDKLGVISHLLERVDTLLIGGGMLFTFLAAQGHRVGASLLEADQLDTVRGYLAEAERRGVRIVLPTDIVVAGGFAADAPHEIVPAEAIESARFGASGLGLDIGPDSAAAFAAVIADSQTVFWNGPMGVFEMEAFAHGTRAVAQALTETSGFTVVGGGDSAAAVRALGFDDTQFGHISTGGGASLEFLEGKALPGLEVLA, via the coding sequence ATGCGCACCATCGAATCCCTGGGGTCACTCTCAGACCGGACGATCATCGTTCGCTGCGACCTGAACGTTCCACTCGCCGACGGCGTGATCACCGATGACGGGCGCATCCGCGCTTCGCTCACCACCATCCGCGAACTCCGCGATGCTGGCGCGAAGGTCGTCCTCATCAGCCATCTGGGCCGCCCGAAGGGAGAGCCGGAGGCGCAGTTCTCGCTGCGTCCTGTGGCTACTCGCATGGCGGAACTGCTCGGCGCTCCCGTGCAGTTTGTTGGGGAGACCGTGGGGACTGAGGCGAGTGCGGCAGTCGCGGCCTTGAGCCCGGGGGATGTCGTCCTGCTCGAGAATCTCCGGTTCAACGCTGGAGAGACGAGCAAGGACGACGCTGAGCGTGGTGCGTTCGCGCAACAGCTTGCAATGCTCGGAGACGCCCTCGTCTCCGACGGCTTTGGGGTCGTGCACCGCCGCCAGGCGAGCGTCACAGATCTCGCAGAGCTGTTGCCCAGTGCGGCGGGGCGCCTCGTCGCCGCTGAGCTTGAGGTGCTTCGGCGCCTCACGGACACCCCGGAGCGCCCATACACGGTCGTGCTCGGCGGGTCGAAGGTCTCCGACAAGCTCGGCGTCATTTCCCACCTCCTCGAGCGCGTCGACACGTTGCTCATCGGCGGCGGAATGCTCTTCACGTTTCTTGCAGCACAGGGCCACCGTGTTGGAGCGAGCCTCCTGGAGGCCGATCAGCTCGACACGGTGCGCGGGTACCTCGCAGAGGCTGAACGGCGCGGTGTGCGGATCGTGCTGCCCACCGATATCGTCGTGGCCGGTGGGTTTGCCGCTGATGCCCCGCACGAGATTGTGCCTGCCGAAGCGATCGAGTCAGCACGCTTCGGCGCAAGCGGCCTCGGCCTCGACATCGGGCCGGACTCCGCCGCTGCGTTCGCCGCCGTGATCGCCGATTCGCAGACGGTCTTCTGGAACGGCCCCATGGGCGTGTTCGAAATGGAGGCGTTCGCTCACGGAACCCGTGCAGTCGCTCAGGCACTGACGGAGACGTCCGGGTTCACCGTGGTTGGCGGGGGAGACTCCGCGGCCGCCGTCCGCGCACTCGGCTTCGATGACACACAGTTTGGCCACATTTCAACGGGCGGCGGTGCGAGCCTTGAATTCCTTGAGGGCAAGGCCTTGCCCGGACTGGAGGTGCTCGCATGA
- the rapZ gene encoding RNase adapter RapZ: MNEVVSTQEILIVTGMSGAGRSTVANTLEDLGWYVVDNLPLSMLKTLADMADRSGGALPKIAAVVDVRGRDLFADIQHTVTELRESATVRVVFLDATDEILVRRYESVRRPHPFQAEAGSLLEGIRLERDRLQELRASSDVVIDTSRYNVHNLSTATRELFSDDNTPGLQLSVLSFGFKYGAPTDVDLMVDMRFLPNPFWEPELRALTGVDTEVKDYVLSREGAAEFLDHYVAALTPVLAGFQRENKRHASLAVGCTGGKHRSVATARELADRLAGLPGVSVSLRHRDLGRE, translated from the coding sequence ATGAACGAAGTGGTGTCCACACAGGAGATCCTCATCGTGACGGGGATGTCGGGGGCCGGTCGCAGTACCGTCGCCAACACTCTCGAGGATTTGGGGTGGTACGTCGTTGATAATCTGCCACTGTCGATGTTGAAGACGCTCGCAGATATGGCAGACCGTTCAGGGGGCGCGCTCCCGAAAATCGCAGCCGTGGTCGATGTGCGCGGTCGCGACCTGTTCGCGGATATCCAGCACACGGTGACCGAGCTGCGTGAAAGTGCCACCGTTCGCGTCGTGTTTCTCGACGCCACCGATGAGATTCTCGTGCGCCGCTACGAATCGGTGCGCCGTCCGCATCCATTCCAGGCTGAGGCTGGCAGCCTCCTCGAGGGCATCCGGCTTGAGCGGGACCGGCTCCAAGAGTTGCGTGCGTCAAGCGATGTCGTGATCGACACGTCACGCTACAACGTCCACAATCTCTCCACTGCCACACGTGAGCTCTTCTCGGACGACAACACGCCCGGGCTGCAGTTGTCAGTCCTGAGCTTCGGCTTTAAGTACGGTGCTCCGACGGACGTGGATCTTATGGTCGACATGCGTTTCCTTCCCAACCCCTTCTGGGAGCCAGAACTCCGCGCCCTGACCGGAGTTGACACTGAAGTCAAGGATTATGTGTTGAGCCGCGAAGGTGCGGCCGAATTCCTCGATCACTATGTCGCAGCCCTGACGCCAGTGCTCGCCGGCTTCCAGCGTGAGAATAAACGACACGCCTCACTCGCGGTAGGATGCACAGGCGGCAAACATCGTTCTGTCGCCACCGCACGCGAGCTCGCTGATCGACTCGCTGGCCTTCCTGGCGTAAGTGTGAGTCTGCGCCACCGCGACCTCGGTCGCGAGTAA
- a CDS encoding siderophore-interacting protein: protein MPAPQGAGSGRPVRPVRPQIVLEVRERIQLSPHLVRIVAGGPGFAALEATPHTDAYSKMLFTPPGSQLTPPYDLDALRAALPPEQLPSTRTYTVRRIDTVRSELWIEFVTHGSDGIAGPWAERAEIGDSVVLRGIGGGYAPDPTADWHLLAGDESALPAIASALEAMPSDARGVALIEVGSETDRLELRVPDGVELRWLFRGADEAGTSSVLVDAVRGAEWGPGRAQVFVHGERGAMKLLRPYFTEERGIERAQLSLSPYWAYGRREDAFQAEKREPVGQI from the coding sequence ATGCCCGCACCGCAGGGAGCCGGCTCTGGCCGTCCTGTTCGCCCCGTTCGCCCACAGATCGTGCTCGAGGTGCGAGAACGCATTCAGCTGAGCCCCCACCTTGTTCGCATCGTCGCTGGCGGCCCCGGCTTCGCGGCGCTCGAAGCCACTCCGCACACCGACGCCTATAGCAAGATGCTGTTCACCCCGCCGGGGTCTCAGTTGACGCCACCCTACGATCTGGACGCGCTGCGCGCTGCGCTGCCACCCGAGCAGTTGCCGTCCACTCGCACCTACACGGTGCGGCGGATCGACACGGTGAGAAGTGAGCTGTGGATCGAATTCGTGACGCACGGATCCGACGGAATCGCGGGTCCCTGGGCGGAGCGCGCCGAAATCGGTGACTCCGTGGTGCTGCGCGGAATTGGCGGAGGTTATGCTCCCGATCCCACAGCAGACTGGCACCTGCTCGCCGGCGATGAATCCGCACTCCCCGCGATTGCGTCGGCGCTTGAGGCGATGCCCAGTGATGCTCGCGGGGTGGCGTTGATCGAGGTCGGGAGCGAGACGGACCGGCTTGAGCTGCGGGTTCCTGATGGTGTTGAACTGCGCTGGCTGTTCCGTGGCGCCGATGAGGCTGGCACATCCTCTGTGCTCGTGGATGCGGTCCGGGGTGCAGAATGGGGGCCCGGCCGTGCGCAGGTGTTCGTGCACGGTGAGCGCGGTGCGATGAAACTGCTGCGGCCTTACTTCACCGAAGAGCGCGGAATCGAGCGAGCGCAGCTTTCGCTCTCTCCGTACTGGGCATACGGTCGGCGTGAAGATGCGTTCCAGGCCGAGAAGCGCGAACCTGTCGGTCAGATCTAA
- the uvrC gene encoding excinuclease ABC subunit UvrC: protein MPDSRAVFRPAQGEIPTAPGVYRFSDKYGRVLYIGKAKNLRARLANYFQPMHSLMPRTRRMVTLAAKLDWTVVATDTESLVLEHTWITEFKPPFNVQFKDDKTYPYLAVTLREESPRLIITRNEKIRGARYFGPYPKVWALRETTSLLQQAFPIRTCNDADYKRAMSSGKPCLAGQIGRCHGPCSQLISIEDHRTRAEELVAFLAGGDSSQLRTLQREMRDAAAEQRYEDAARLRDQVQAVEHVLEKNAVVLGHDVNLDVFGLRADELAAAAHQFIIRGGRIRGERSWIVDVELDDSPGTLLEQVIQSAYEGDREPPPEILVPLLPEGDHALEEALSARRPRRGRVRVRVPERGDKAQLMERAVLNAGEHLIRYKMKRAADLTARTDALAELQRALDMTEAPLRIECIDVSHLQGTGVVASLVVFEDGLPAKGAYRKYRIEETTDDTDSIFQVVSRRAAQLNLAKETGEQPSGIYRDRPQLLIVDGGEPQVKAAARALAAAGITDIALCGVAKRLEELWLPGDPFPVILPRTSEALFLVQRVRDEAHRFAITFQRQRRSTSIASRLSEVPGLGPKRVQGLLRHFGSVTRLRSASVAELSAAPGMGPKLAEQVLAHLGAPEQGETVPDPGSDPEIPDLPGDAPDAKLDTAADAAQGEEDGQ, encoded by the coding sequence TTGCCTGATTCTCGCGCTGTGTTCCGTCCGGCCCAGGGTGAGATTCCCACAGCGCCAGGCGTGTACCGCTTTAGCGACAAGTACGGCCGGGTGCTGTACATCGGCAAGGCGAAGAATTTGCGCGCGCGGCTCGCCAACTATTTCCAGCCGATGCACTCGCTGATGCCGCGGACCCGCCGCATGGTGACGCTCGCGGCCAAGCTCGACTGGACCGTTGTCGCGACCGACACCGAATCGCTTGTGCTGGAGCATACGTGGATCACGGAGTTTAAGCCCCCCTTCAACGTCCAGTTCAAAGACGACAAGACCTACCCCTATCTCGCAGTTACCTTGCGGGAAGAGTCGCCACGACTCATCATTACGCGGAACGAGAAGATTCGCGGTGCCCGCTATTTCGGCCCGTATCCGAAAGTGTGGGCGCTGCGCGAGACCACGTCGCTGCTGCAGCAGGCGTTCCCTATTCGCACCTGCAATGACGCCGACTATAAGCGCGCAATGTCGAGTGGGAAGCCCTGTCTTGCAGGCCAAATCGGACGCTGCCACGGCCCCTGCTCCCAGCTCATTTCGATCGAGGATCACCGCACGCGGGCTGAAGAACTCGTCGCGTTTCTTGCCGGGGGAGATTCCAGTCAATTGCGCACACTGCAGCGCGAGATGCGAGACGCCGCCGCAGAGCAGCGCTACGAGGACGCGGCGCGGTTGCGAGATCAGGTGCAAGCTGTCGAGCATGTCTTGGAGAAGAACGCGGTGGTGCTCGGCCACGACGTCAACCTTGACGTGTTCGGGCTCCGGGCCGATGAGCTTGCGGCCGCCGCACACCAGTTCATCATCCGCGGAGGCAGGATTCGCGGCGAGCGAAGCTGGATCGTTGACGTCGAACTCGATGATTCGCCAGGCACGCTGTTGGAGCAGGTGATCCAGTCCGCGTATGAGGGAGACCGAGAGCCACCGCCCGAAATCCTTGTTCCGCTCCTGCCTGAGGGGGATCACGCGCTCGAAGAAGCCCTCAGCGCACGCCGGCCCCGGCGCGGTCGCGTCCGGGTGCGCGTGCCCGAACGGGGCGACAAAGCGCAGCTCATGGAGCGCGCTGTGCTCAACGCCGGCGAGCACTTGATCAGGTACAAGATGAAGCGCGCGGCGGATCTCACAGCGCGCACCGACGCGCTCGCGGAACTCCAGCGTGCGCTCGATATGACTGAGGCCCCACTGCGGATTGAGTGCATCGACGTCTCGCACCTGCAGGGCACCGGCGTGGTGGCATCACTCGTGGTGTTCGAAGATGGGCTCCCCGCGAAGGGTGCCTATCGCAAGTACCGCATTGAGGAAACGACCGACGATACGGATTCTATTTTCCAGGTCGTCTCGCGCCGCGCAGCCCAGCTCAATCTTGCGAAAGAGACTGGGGAACAGCCCAGTGGCATCTATCGTGACCGGCCACAGCTGTTGATCGTCGACGGCGGCGAGCCACAGGTCAAGGCAGCAGCACGCGCCCTCGCGGCGGCCGGAATCACAGACATCGCCCTGTGCGGTGTTGCCAAACGACTCGAGGAACTCTGGCTGCCAGGCGATCCGTTCCCCGTTATCTTGCCGCGCACCAGCGAGGCGCTGTTTCTCGTGCAGCGCGTCCGTGACGAAGCCCACCGCTTCGCCATCACGTTCCAGCGCCAGCGGAGAAGCACCTCAATTGCCAGCAGACTCTCCGAGGTGCCTGGCTTGGGGCCGAAGCGCGTACAGGGGTTGCTCCGGCATTTCGGATCCGTGACGCGACTCCGCTCAGCCTCGGTTGCGGAGCTCTCCGCGGCTCCCGGGATGGGGCCCAAACTCGCTGAACAGGTCCTCGCACACCTCGGTGCGCCTGAGCAGGGGGAGACGGTGCCAGATCCCGGCTCTGACCCAGAGATTCCCGATCTGCCCGGCGACGCGCCTGACGCTAAGCTGGACACAGCGGCCGATGCGGCGCAAGGCGAGGAGGATGGCCAATGA
- a CDS encoding superoxide dismutase, which produces MAAYSLPELPYDYAALEPHISGKIMQLHHDKHHQAYVTGANTALDQLAEARDSENLTAVNKLEKDLAFNLGGHVNHTIFWNNLSPEGGERPEGELASAIDEYFGSFEKFQAHFTATALGVQGSGWAVLAWDSLGQRPNIVQLFDQQGNLPAGTTPLLMLDVWEHAYYLDYLNVRADYVKAFWNIANWQDVAKRFEAARTQTPGLI; this is translated from the coding sequence ATGGCCGCCTATTCACTTCCTGAACTTCCGTACGATTACGCAGCTCTCGAGCCGCACATCAGCGGCAAGATCATGCAGCTGCACCATGACAAGCACCACCAGGCATATGTCACGGGCGCAAACACTGCGCTTGACCAGCTCGCAGAGGCGCGTGACTCCGAGAACCTTACTGCGGTGAACAAGCTCGAAAAGGATCTCGCATTCAACCTTGGCGGACACGTCAACCACACCATTTTCTGGAACAACTTGTCGCCCGAGGGCGGCGAGCGTCCCGAGGGCGAGCTCGCATCCGCGATCGATGAGTACTTCGGCAGCTTCGAGAAGTTCCAGGCGCACTTCACCGCAACAGCTCTTGGGGTCCAGGGCTCCGGCTGGGCTGTTCTTGCGTGGGATTCACTCGGTCAGCGCCCCAACATCGTGCAGCTGTTCGATCAGCAGGGCAACCTTCCTGCCGGCACCACACCGCTCCTCATGCTCGATGTGTGGGAGCACGCGTACTACCTCGACTATCTCAATGTGCGCGCGGACTACGTGAAGGCGTTCTGGAATATCGCGAACTGGCAGGATGTCGCGAAGCGCTTTGAGGCAGCTCGTACTCAGACGCCCGGCCTGATCTAG
- the tpiA gene encoding triose-phosphate isomerase: MSDANDPTTQQREPLPLTTRTPLIAGNWKMNLDHLQAIALVQKLSWALKDARHDYGDTEVAVFPPFTDLRSVQTLLAADKLALVLGAQDLSPHESGAYTGDVSGQMLAKLDVTYALVGHSERRHGHSESDELVGAKTLAAHRAGLVPMICVGETAEDLAEHGAAAIPLAQLAAAIAQLPQGATFVVAYEPVWAIGSGQAATPEQAEDVARAIREALRDLRDDETAAATRILYGGSVTSQNVAAFLKQPNVDGALVGGASLKTDEFSRIVQFRKHVTAA, encoded by the coding sequence ATGAGCGATGCAAACGATCCGACGACCCAACAGCGCGAGCCACTCCCGCTGACCACGCGCACACCGCTCATTGCGGGCAACTGGAAGATGAACCTGGATCACCTCCAGGCCATCGCGCTGGTACAGAAGCTCTCCTGGGCGCTCAAGGATGCACGCCACGATTACGGCGACACCGAAGTTGCGGTGTTCCCGCCCTTCACAGATCTTCGCTCAGTGCAGACCCTGCTCGCGGCTGACAAGCTGGCGCTCGTGCTCGGCGCCCAGGACCTGTCACCGCACGAGTCTGGCGCCTACACGGGGGACGTCTCAGGACAGATGCTCGCGAAGCTCGACGTGACGTACGCGCTTGTCGGCCATTCGGAGCGCCGTCACGGCCACAGCGAATCCGACGAGTTGGTCGGGGCCAAAACTCTGGCCGCCCACCGTGCCGGCCTCGTCCCGATGATCTGTGTCGGTGAGACGGCCGAAGACCTCGCCGAGCACGGCGCAGCAGCGATTCCGCTCGCACAGCTTGCCGCCGCTATTGCCCAGCTGCCCCAGGGTGCGACGTTCGTCGTGGCCTACGAGCCCGTCTGGGCGATCGGAAGCGGTCAGGCTGCGACTCCTGAGCAGGCTGAGGACGTGGCTCGCGCGATCCGTGAGGCGCTGCGGGATCTCCGTGACGACGAGACTGCCGCTGCCACACGGATCCTCTACGGCGGGTCAGTAACCAGCCAGAACGTCGCAGCATTCCTGAAGCAGCCGAACGTTGACGGCGCACTTGTCGGTGGGGCCAGCCTCAAGACCGATGAGTTCAGCCGTATCGTGCAGTTTCGGAAGCACGTTACTGCGGCCTGA
- the uvrA gene encoding excinuclease ABC subunit UvrA has product MTTNSPTPIRSSAAHAHISVQGARVHNLRNVDLAIPRDSMVVFTGLSGSGKSSLAFDTIFAEGQRRYVESLSAYARQFLGQVDRPDVDFIEGLSPAVSIDQKSTNRNPRSTVGTITEIYDYMRLLWARIGVPHCAICGERIASQTVQQIADQLMELEERTRFQVLAPVVSKKKGEFVDLFQELAASGYSRAHVDGELIQLSDPPKLKKQIKHDISVVIDRLVAGPDVLGRLTDSLETALRLSGGLVTVDFVDRDEKADDRTQLFSEHLSCPNQHPVQLTEIEPRTFSFNAPFGACPTCSGLGTSMSVDEDLVLGDPQLSISEGVIIPWTSQGKSLYQYYEKLLIGLSDDLNFSLKTPWSKLGEDVREAVLYGNNFKVNVRWKNRFGREVKYSSGFEGVIPFIERQYAEAESDTKRDRWSEFLREVPCHACQGQRLKPEVLAVTVNSESIAAVGEFSLLNAKRFFDEVSLTEREAKIAAQVLREIRLRFDFLIEVGLGYLTLARAAGTLSGGEAQRIRLATQIGSGLTGVLYVLDEPSIGLHQRDNRRLIETLIKLRDLGNTLIVVEHDEETIEAADWIVDIGPGAGVEGGTVVHSGLYADLISNTESITGDYLAGRRSIETPKKRRKRDRKRELKVVGARSNNLQNVDAVFPLGIMTAVTGVSGSGKSTLVNDILYRVLANQLNGARLVPGKHTRVTGLEHLDKVVHVDQAPIGRTPRSNPATYTGVFDKIRNLFSETPEAKTRGYLPGRFSFNVKGGRCEACSGDGTLKIEMNFLPDVYVACEVCGGSRYNRETLQVHYKGKNISEVLDMPIAEAEEFFAPISSIHRYMKTLVDVGLGYVRLGQSATTLSGGEAQRVKLATELQKRSNGRSIYVLDEPTTGLHFEDVRKLLLVLNGLVDKGNTVITIEHNLDVIRSADWVIDLGPEGGSGGGTILAEGTPEQLAKHPDSFTGQFLSEVLGGWAAKSARALEASAKESA; this is encoded by the coding sequence GTGACCACGAACAGCCCCACCCCGATCCGTTCCTCCGCCGCACACGCACACATCAGCGTGCAGGGAGCGCGGGTGCACAACTTGCGCAACGTCGATCTGGCGATCCCGCGAGACTCCATGGTCGTCTTCACCGGCCTGTCCGGGAGCGGCAAGTCGAGTCTTGCGTTCGACACCATCTTTGCCGAGGGACAGCGCCGCTACGTTGAGTCACTGAGTGCCTACGCGCGCCAGTTCCTGGGACAGGTCGATCGCCCAGACGTCGACTTCATCGAGGGACTGAGCCCAGCAGTGTCGATCGACCAGAAGTCGACGAACCGCAACCCGCGCTCGACCGTTGGCACAATCACTGAGATCTATGATTACATGCGCCTGCTCTGGGCCCGCATCGGTGTGCCCCACTGTGCGATCTGCGGCGAACGGATTGCGTCTCAGACCGTGCAGCAGATTGCAGATCAGCTCATGGAGCTCGAAGAGCGCACCCGGTTCCAAGTCCTCGCGCCGGTCGTGAGCAAGAAGAAGGGCGAGTTCGTCGACCTCTTCCAGGAGCTTGCTGCGAGCGGATACTCACGCGCGCACGTCGACGGTGAACTGATCCAGCTCTCGGATCCCCCCAAGCTCAAGAAGCAGATCAAGCACGACATCTCCGTGGTCATCGACCGGCTCGTTGCGGGGCCAGACGTCCTCGGCCGTCTCACCGACTCGCTGGAGACCGCTTTGCGGCTCTCCGGTGGCCTCGTCACCGTTGACTTTGTCGATCGCGACGAGAAGGCTGATGATCGCACTCAGCTCTTTTCCGAGCACCTCTCGTGCCCAAATCAACACCCTGTGCAGCTCACGGAGATTGAGCCGCGCACCTTCTCCTTCAACGCACCGTTTGGCGCCTGCCCCACGTGCTCTGGCCTCGGCACGAGCATGTCCGTTGACGAGGATCTGGTGCTGGGTGATCCGCAGCTCTCGATTTCAGAGGGTGTCATCATTCCGTGGACCAGCCAGGGCAAGAGCCTCTACCAGTACTACGAGAAACTGCTCATCGGCCTGTCAGACGACCTGAATTTCTCCCTGAAGACCCCCTGGAGCAAACTGGGGGAAGACGTGCGCGAGGCCGTGCTCTACGGCAACAACTTCAAGGTCAACGTCAGGTGGAAGAACCGATTCGGTCGAGAGGTCAAGTACTCGTCTGGTTTTGAAGGCGTCATTCCCTTCATCGAGCGGCAGTACGCCGAGGCCGAGTCCGACACGAAGCGCGATCGCTGGTCCGAGTTCCTTCGCGAAGTGCCGTGCCACGCATGCCAGGGCCAGCGGCTCAAGCCCGAAGTGCTCGCGGTCACCGTCAATTCAGAATCTATCGCGGCCGTGGGGGAGTTCAGCCTCCTCAACGCCAAGCGCTTCTTCGATGAGGTGTCACTCACCGAGCGGGAGGCAAAGATCGCGGCTCAGGTGCTGCGTGAAATCCGGCTCCGCTTCGATTTCTTGATCGAGGTGGGCCTCGGATACCTCACACTGGCACGTGCAGCGGGCACGCTATCGGGCGGCGAAGCGCAGCGCATCCGGCTCGCAACGCAGATCGGATCCGGGCTCACCGGGGTGCTCTACGTGCTCGATGAGCCATCGATCGGACTGCATCAGCGCGACAATCGTCGTCTGATCGAGACGCTGATCAAGTTGCGAGATCTCGGCAACACCCTCATCGTGGTTGAGCACGATGAGGAGACCATCGAGGCCGCTGACTGGATCGTTGATATCGGGCCCGGTGCTGGCGTCGAGGGTGGCACCGTGGTGCACTCCGGACTGTATGCCGACCTGATCTCGAACACGGAGTCCATCACCGGTGACTACCTTGCTGGAAGGCGGAGTATCGAGACACCGAAGAAGCGCCGCAAACGCGACCGCAAACGGGAGCTCAAGGTGGTCGGCGCGCGCTCCAACAACCTGCAGAACGTCGACGCCGTGTTCCCGCTCGGGATCATGACTGCGGTCACAGGAGTCTCCGGCTCAGGGAAGTCGACGCTCGTGAACGACATTCTCTACCGTGTGCTCGCCAACCAGCTCAACGGTGCGCGGCTCGTGCCAGGGAAGCACACCCGCGTCACTGGACTTGAGCACCTCGACAAGGTGGTGCACGTCGACCAAGCGCCGATTGGCCGCACGCCACGGTCCAACCCCGCCACCTACACCGGGGTATTCGACAAGATCCGCAATCTCTTCTCCGAAACCCCTGAAGCGAAGACTCGGGGCTATCTCCCCGGCCGTTTCAGCTTCAACGTCAAGGGCGGCCGTTGTGAGGCATGCTCGGGCGATGGCACGCTCAAGATCGAGATGAACTTCCTGCCTGACGTCTACGTCGCGTGTGAGGTCTGTGGGGGCTCCCGCTACAACCGCGAAACGCTGCAGGTGCACTACAAGGGCAAGAACATCTCCGAGGTGCTGGATATGCCGATCGCTGAGGCAGAGGAGTTCTTCGCCCCAATTTCGAGCATTCACCGTTACATGAAGACGCTGGTCGATGTCGGGCTCGGATACGTCCGTCTCGGGCAAAGCGCCACGACGCTCTCCGGTGGCGAGGCGCAGCGCGTCAAGCTCGCCACCGAACTTCAGAAGCGCTCGAATGGCCGCAGCATCTACGTGCTCGATGAGCCGACAACCGGCCTCCACTTCGAGGACGTGCGCAAGCTTCTCCTCGTGCTCAATGGCCTGGTCGACAAGGGCAACACGGTCATCACGATCGAGCACAATCTCGATGTGATCCGTAGCGCAGACTGGGTCATCGATCTCGGCCCTGAGGGGGGATCCGGCGGGGGAACGATTCTCGCTGAGGGCACCCCCGAACAGCTCGCAAAGCACCCTGACAGCTTTACCGGTCAGTTCCTGTCCGAGGTACTGGGCGGCTGGGCCGCGAAGTCTGCTCGTGCGCTGGAGGCGAGCGCGAAGGAGAGCGCTTGA
- the whiA gene encoding DNA-binding protein WhiA, giving the protein MLSTLEVKSELVRFPVQRTGERIAEVATILRLAGGLHTISGRIALEAELHTPQIVQRVRKDLAELYGVRSEAKQLPPSSTRPGAPQFLVRVIDGETLARQLGLLDPRRRQIRGLPNRLTTGAQPELAAVWRGAFLARGGLTAPGRSASLEIVCPSNEVAMALVGAASRIGVDAKSREIRGQNKVLIRDGEAIGEMLGAMGAEQARTSWDELRRARETRATANRLVNFDDANLRRSAQASVAACARVERALEILGDDIPEHLKYAGELRLAHREASLDDLGARAEPVLTKDAIAGRIRRLLAMADKEATTRGIPGTEASLPEELDRM; this is encoded by the coding sequence GTGCTGTCGACCCTTGAGGTGAAGAGTGAGCTCGTACGTTTCCCGGTGCAGCGCACCGGAGAGCGTATTGCTGAGGTCGCGACGATCCTCCGCTTGGCCGGCGGGCTGCACACCATCTCCGGGCGCATTGCGCTCGAAGCTGAGCTGCACACCCCGCAAATTGTGCAGCGCGTCCGCAAAGATCTTGCCGAACTCTACGGTGTCCGATCCGAAGCGAAGCAGCTCCCGCCCTCCAGCACGCGCCCAGGCGCGCCCCAGTTCCTTGTCCGCGTGATCGATGGTGAAACCCTCGCTCGGCAACTCGGACTGCTTGATCCTCGTCGTCGCCAGATTCGTGGCCTCCCGAACCGTCTCACCACAGGCGCGCAGCCGGAGCTCGCGGCCGTGTGGCGCGGTGCGTTCTTGGCCCGCGGAGGGCTCACAGCCCCCGGCCGCTCCGCCAGCCTCGAGATCGTCTGCCCGAGCAACGAGGTCGCTATGGCACTCGTCGGAGCAGCGAGCCGGATTGGCGTCGACGCGAAGAGCCGTGAGATTCGGGGCCAGAACAAAGTCCTGATCCGTGATGGTGAAGCCATCGGCGAGATGCTGGGTGCCATGGGTGCCGAGCAGGCGCGCACCAGTTGGGATGAGCTTCGCCGCGCACGTGAGACCCGCGCTACGGCAAACCGCCTCGTCAACTTCGATGACGCGAATTTGCGCCGTTCAGCGCAGGCCTCTGTGGCTGCGTGCGCTCGCGTGGAACGCGCACTTGAGATCCTCGGCGACGACATCCCGGAGCACCTCAAGTATGCGGGCGAGCTTCGCCTTGCTCACCGTGAAGCCAGTCTTGATGATCTGGGGGCGCGTGCTGAGCCGGTGCTCACCAAGGACGCGATTGCCGGACGTATTCGGCGCCTCCTTGCCATGGCGGATAAGGAAGCCACCACCCGCGGGATTCCGGGTACCGAGGCGAGTCTGCCGGAGGAGCTCGACCGCATGTAG
- a CDS encoding VOC family protein: MTLAFNFIGIATNDLGASLSFYRQLGLDIPTGLDDAPHVEVALGGGVTLAWDPVSTIQGFKPGFELPRGEGRIGFAVEAESPADVDRTYAAIVAKNPQAAHTAPWDAPWGQRYSTVLDPDGNSIDVYAALPAAAEAAAAN, encoded by the coding sequence ATGACACTCGCATTTAACTTCATTGGTATCGCCACGAACGATCTCGGCGCATCGCTGAGCTTCTATCGCCAGCTCGGGCTGGACATCCCGACGGGGCTCGACGACGCTCCGCACGTTGAGGTTGCCCTCGGCGGTGGCGTGACACTTGCTTGGGATCCCGTCTCCACGATCCAGGGCTTCAAGCCTGGGTTTGAACTCCCACGGGGTGAAGGGCGGATCGGCTTTGCCGTTGAAGCGGAATCGCCAGCGGACGTGGATCGAACGTACGCCGCGATCGTCGCCAAGAATCCCCAGGCGGCTCACACTGCTCCGTGGGATGCGCCGTGGGGACAGCGCTATTCCACAGTGCTGGATCCGGACGGCAATTCCATCGATGTATACGCGGCTCTGCCAGCAGCGGCGGAAGCAGCGGCAGCAAACTGA